A part of Astyanax mexicanus isolate ESR-SI-001 chromosome 2, AstMex3_surface, whole genome shotgun sequence genomic DNA contains:
- the pax4 gene encoding paired box protein Pax-4, whose translation MCGTEMGLSHEGSLNQLGGRFLNGRPLPSHTRRMMIKLASEGVRPCHISRILKVSSGCVSKILRWYWRTGHVGPKSTGGSRPRLLTPQVISTIARYKRYSPSLFAWEIREKLSAEHVCGADKVPSVSSINRILKKLQHNQDKERNTCEGNRSDKTGDERLNFYNFGEMDQQPAASNLQSTQQRNRKNFSPEQCKILEKEFLCGQYPDLFAREKLSTDTNLSQDTIKVWFSNRRAKMRREMKAGEIGWPSHGLVPPHSLGSASVPLSLSTNWLCERTALPVASDLDNRSSLAPFPVAQNPDSSPLSLAHCSSNMRTGFPLDHRLDRANMLRSQQREEESAYGPAHFTEWVAHPSFAGQYV comes from the exons ATGTGCGGCACTGAAATGGGTCTGAGCCACGAAG GCAGCCTAAATCAGCTTGGTGGGAGGTTTTTGAATGGACGACCTCTGCCTTCACACACAAGGAGGATGATGATCAAGCTGGCCTCAGAGGGTGTGCGTCCGTGCCACATTTCCAGAATTCTGAAG GTGTCCAGTGGCTGTGTCAGCAAGATTCTGCGCTGGTACTGGCGTACTGGACATGTGGGACCCAAATCCACAGGAGGCAGCAGACCACGGCTCCTCACACCTCAGGTTATCTCGACTATAGCTCGGTACAAGCGCTACAGCCCATCACTCTTCGCCTGGGAGATCCGCGAAAAGCTCTCAGCAGAGCATGTCTGCGGAGCAGACAAAGTTCCTAGT GTATCTTCTATTAATCGCATTCTAAAGAAGCTCCAGCATAACCAGGACAAGGAAAGAAACACATGTGAAG GGAATAGATCTGATAAAACAGGAGATGAGAGGCTGAATTTCTACAATTTTGGTGAAATGGATCAACAGCCAGCGGCCAGCAACCTGCAAAGCACTCAGCAGCGCAACAGGAAAAATTTCAGCCCTGAACAATGTAAAATATTAGAGAAAG AATTTCTTTGTGGACAGTATCCAGACTTGTTTGCTAGAGAAAAGCTTTCTACAGACACCAATCTATCTCAGGACACCATAAAG gTGTGGTTCTCAAACAGACGAGCAAAGATGAGACGGGAGATGAAGGCAGGAGAGATTGGCTGGCCTTCACATG GTCTGGTGCCGCCTCATTCTCTGGGAAGCGCGTCTGTTCCCCTCTCTCTGTCGACGAACTGGCTCTGTGAGAGAACAGCGCTGCCAGTGGCGAGTGATTTGGACAACAGAAGTTCACTGGCTCCCTTTCCAGTGGCCCAGAATCCTGACAGCAGCCCACTCTCACTGGCTCATTGCAGCTCGAATATGAGAACAGGCTTCCCGTTGGATCATCGCTTGGATCGGGCGAACATGCTCCGCTCTcagcagagagaggaagagagcgcATACGGCCCGGCTCATTTCACTGAATGGGTGGCTCATCCTTCATTCGCTGGGCAGTATGTTTGA